The window TTGTTTGACTTGATAAGAACTATTTCCATATTATTACTATGCCATTCAGGTCTTAAAGGGTCCTTACAAAGAATGCAGTTGGAATACGTTGATGTCGTATTTGCCAACCGGCCTGACAGCAACACCCCGATGGAAGGTTGGTAGCAGCTTGAGTTAAATTTCAATGCAATAATTCCTATTATATTGACCCTAGCTTTATAGGAAACCAATTCAATATATTTGGAGTccgttatttttaacaactgagCAGTTGAAAGTTCCATAAAAGTGCAGCCGAGAAAACTTTAATTCCCTTTGCCAGCAACGTTTAATGATAGGCACAACAATCCAATCATTTGCCAGTATTCTGTAATGTACTGTGAACCATTTAGTCCAGCTGTTACTACTCTTACAACATAAAGCCAATGATTTATTTAAACAGGCTGGTTTATTGTGTGACTTTTTAGTTTTGTGGTCTGtataaaactgtaaaaaaaaaaggacagtaaCTGTTTTAAACACCGTCAGTTTAGTGTGagattctcttttatgtttgaGTTTACACACAGACATTTTGGGGTGTCACTAGGGTGCCTCCCACACACCCATCATCCCCATGTTGTCACTTTTCTTTTCTATCGACTGGGTTGCATAATGTGTTGACAAAAGCTGCGGTTAGTCACGGCTGACGGCtggatattatttttattacagtGCATTTGCTTTGACTGCAGTCTGTTATTGATGTGCACCTTAAAAGCTCAGTGGTCATTTTGTGATGACCGCAGTACATCTTCCAAACTATGCATTGATTTGTGAGAAAGGAGTGTTTGTTGAGTTGTTCAATTCAGTGGCAAGAATTGCATGTGTAAGTAAAGAAGATTTAATACAGTGACAATGGTGTATTGATTCTCAGCAAGTTGTTGCTGTTGTAGTTCTACTTCCTCATGTCAGTTTATGATGCCTTTCCAAATTGCTgtcatctttgtttttgtttccaagGAGTGATTATTTTGTTTACCCATCCACTACTATATAATTTGCCTTTAATTCTCACCAAAGACAACGAAAGAATCGATAATCCTCTTACTTTATTTCACCTGTTTTCATGATTTAGTGTATTCTTGTCATCTTGTTAGTAGAGAGATACATACTAGTCTCCTTGATGGCAACTGCTAATGTGCCCTTGAACATAGCCATGTTACCAAATTTTCACCATTCACaagtattttatttgatttaatttgcGGAATTGaatgtacattttcattttctaaagtTTTCTTTTCGTCTTactgggtattttttttcttctgtcctgCTCTGTTCTTAACCTTCGGACAACATTGCCTTGCTTAGAAGCAATAAAATAAGGTTGAGGCTTTTACTGAGGAAGATTGTGGCATAATTAGAGTGAAGCCAGGATGATGATAAATGGCTCTAATGACTGTCCCAAGGCTGAGTTTTTGATGGCCTGTGTTGTAAGCACTATTTGAAGCTAATTGCATCATTATACAGGGGTGGCAGGCTTGAACGTAGGCTTCACATCGGAAGCTTGTTCGGTTTTTGACTTGAGGTCGGTAATCAGTTGCCAGAAAACAACACCCAAAAATGAAGAGGTGCATCTGTGTTGTcccatttgtattcattttttagtTCATATCCTTTATAGACACTTAACTATATCTTAGGTTCAACTCTCAAAATGAGACCATCATGAGATACATTTACATAAAGCCTGTACTGGTATACATGCGTGCATGCAAcagaaaaataatattgtatgaatcatttttttctaaaatacaaaaagataaaatatcatatTCACATGTACAGCTGATTTTTTAAACACTGCtgaatttttttctcatgttttaAAGAACATCATAAAGTTTCCTTTTATAAGGAATGTATAAGCCATAAGTGATTAATCCAGCAATTTGAATGTAAAACGCCCACGcaaaacacatttcaatatATTCTAATCCCCACTGCAATTAATTGATGATTTGCGTGTATGTGACAGAAATTGTCCGAGCCATGACCTACGTGATCAACCAAGGTATGGCTATGTACTGGGGAACATCTCGGTGGACGGCCATGGAAATCATGGTAAGTGtaaagaaatatgttttttttaataaaccagcatattaaaatgtgatttttttttgtaaaaaatgacattagaaATACCCATTGTTGaccaaaaattgaatatttttaattgCGCTACATTGGACTTGGAAGTGGATGGATTATTAATTTGCTCATTATAGTTTAGTTAGCCTAATTGCTATTTGATGAACCCTCTCGCTTCAATCTGCCCTGTCGTCATGTCTGttctcttgtgtttttttccgctTTTCCGTACAGTATTTTACATTAGGACAAAATGCAGACTAATGCATCCTTCTGCCTTCCAATTCTTTCCCGGCCTTTGTTCTTGCAGGAGGCTTACTCCGTGGCGAGACAGTTTAATCTGATTCCGCCGGTGTGTGAGCAGGCAGAGTACCATCTTTTTCAGAGGGAAAAGGTggaagttcaactccctgaactCTATCACAAGATAGGTAAGCATTCTTTGCTGTCCACCTGTCATATTTTCCACTTTCCAAAATTGCTCTGTCGACATAAAGAGTCTTATTTATCTTCTCCTCGCTTGCAGGAGTCGGTGCGATGACTTGGTCACCGCTGGCGTGTGGCATCATTACTGGGAAATATGAAAATGGCATCCCTGAAACTTCCAGGGCGTCCATAAAGGTATGCacatggattggatttttttgcattgtgtgTTATTGTGAGGCGGCAAGGTTATCATGTCGAGGAAAATGATATAAAGGGTCCATTTTACCCACCTTTACCTTTTTCTCGATCCTAGTCATATCAGTGGCTGAAGGAGAAAATTGTAAGCGAAGATGGACGAAAGCAGCAGGCCAAACTAAAGGAGCTTAACCATATTACGGAGAAGTTGGGCTGCACGCTACCTCAACTGGCTGTGGGTAAGAcatgtgaaaaaaatgcctATGCAAAACAAGAACAGCCACTTTGATTCATGAGTGCATCCACTTATTGGTTTTCTTAATTATGGGCTTGTGCTTGGGAAGATTTATTCCTTTGACTTGTGAGCAAAATATTAAGATTGAGGTCAAAAATTGTAGGTATGatcatgattaaaaaacattttaaaatgaagatgTAGCCTTTGAAGAGAACAGTTCCTTAGATGAAAGTCCAATAGTTTAATgctaaaaacattattatttattgttattatttattggttatttatttgtcagtttgtacgcttcgtggtgaagctttaaatctcattatacttgtataacaacaataaaagcattcaattcaatgataaTTGTGCAGAGATGAAAAAAAGACATGCAAATTGCAATCTGAAAACACATCCATTGAAGACAATTAAAAGTACATCAGGCAATATAAAGCAACCTTATTGACCACATGATCTCATACTTGTACTTCATCCTTTGTTTGCAGCATGGTGCTTAAGGAATGAAGGCGTAAGTTCAGTCTTATTAGGAACATCTAATCCTGAGCAGCTCACCGAGAACCTTGGGGCCATACAGGTGTGAGCACGCACTCATGCGCGTATATCTAACCTACACAACAATACCAAACTCACAATTAAAAGCCCAAACGCACTTAATGTGCTCCTTTCTGTAAACGACAATCTGTTACAAGTTTCCTTGCAATCAAACATTAACTTTGCATAT of the Stigmatopora argus isolate UIUO_Sarg chromosome 10, RoL_Sarg_1.0, whole genome shotgun sequence genome contains:
- the kcnab1a gene encoding voltage-gated potassium channel subunit beta-1a, with translation MTIAYESGVNLFDTAEVYAGGRAEVILGTIIKKKCWRRSSLVITTKLYWGGKAETERGLSRKHIIEGLKGSLQRMQLEYVDVVFANRPDSNTPMEEIVRAMTYVINQGMAMYWGTSRWTAMEIMEAYSVARQFNLIPPVCEQAEYHLFQREKVEVQLPELYHKIGVGAMTWSPLACGIITGKYENGIPETSRASIKSYQWLKEKIVSEDGRKQQAKLKELNHITEKLGCTLPQLAVAWCLRNEGVSSVLLGTSNPEQLTENLGAIQVLPKMTSHVVSEIDHILGNRPYSKKDYRS